AAGTTCTTACGAGCAAGCAAAATACCAGCTCCTTGATAGCGCGCTTGATTTAGTACGAAGTCTGGATTTAGAGGCCGATTTGAGCAGTCTTGACCCGGCTCACCCTGATCCAAATACCGCCACTCATCAAATAGATTTTGACCGAAACCAGTTTTCTTAATCGATTTAAGAAACTGCTTCGGAATAATCGCGTCGGTATCGACATTCTCGCGATCCAATGGGGCGACTAGGCCTTGATAAACCGTAAATGCATCCATAATTAGTTCACTGGGGTGACGGTAACGTCTTTGTTGTTCGGACTTGTGCCCGGAGAATTAGAAGACTTCGGTGCAGTTTCCACGGGCTTAGCTTGTGGATCCATTTTCTTACCCATCTCCTGCAAATCTTTGCCCACACCGGTCCAGGTATTGGAACACGCTGTGAGCGTGATTGCAAAGAAAAGAATTAATCCAGCGCGCATTGAAAAGTTCATATTCAGATTCTAAGAAAGATTAAGCGATCTTGCGCACATCCACAAAATGCCCCTCGATGGCCGCAGCTGCAGCCATTGCAGGACTAACCAAGTGCGTGCGACCACCCGCGCCCTGACGACCCTCAAAATTACGGTTGGAGGTCGAGGCGCAACGCTCTTCAGGCTCGAGGCGATCGGCATTCATGGCAAGGCACATGGAGCAACCCGGCTCACGCCACTCAAAACCAGCAGCCTTAAAGACGCGATCAAGGCCTTCACGCTCAGCCTGGGCTTTCACCAAACCAGAGCCTGGCACCACCAGGGCTTGCTTCACATTGACTGCCACTTTCTTACCCAATCGCTCGACCACTTTAGCGGCAGCGCGCAGGTCTTCAATTCGGCTATTGGTGCATGAACCAATAAAGACTTTATCCAGATAAATCGTGTCAAGCGGTAAGTTGGGCTCTAGTCCCATGTATTGCAAAGCGCGCTCCATCGCTTGACGTTTCACAGGATCACGCTCACGCTCTGGATCAGGCACGCGACTACCGATCGGTAAAACCATTTCGGGGGAGGTTCCCCAACTCACTTGCGGTGCAATCTCTTCTGCCCGTAACTCAACAATGCGATCAAAATGAGCGCCAGGGTCTGAATGCAAAGTGCGCCAATACTGCAAAGCTTGGCGCAAGGCTTCGCCCTTGGGGGCATAAGGACGACCTTGGATGTACTCAATGGTGGTTTCATCAACGGCTACTAGGCCGGCACGCGCACCTGCTTCGATCGCCATATTGCAAATGGTCATGCGCCCTTCCATCGATAACTGACGAATGGCTTCACCAGCAAACTCCATGGTGTAGCCAGTGCCACCGGCAGTACCAATCTTGGCAATCACCGCCAAAATAATGTCTTTTGCAGTGCTACCAGGTTGCAAACGACCTTCAACCCGAACTAACATGTTCTTACTCTTTTTCATGAGCAAGGTTTGGGTTGCGAGCACATGCTCCACCTCGGATGTACCAATACCAAAAGCCAATGCTCCAAAAGCACCATGGGTGCTGGTATGAGAATCCCCGCACACCACGGTCATCCCAGGCAAGGTGGCGCCCTGCTCGGGGCCAATCACATGC
This genomic window from Polynucleobacter sp. MWH-UH24A contains:
- the leuC gene encoding 3-isopropylmalate dehydratase large subunit encodes the protein MMRTLYDKLWDEHVVHSEEDGTATIYIDRQLLHEVTSPQAFEGLSLAARPVWRISANLAVSDHNVPTTDRSEGIADPVSKLQVDTLDQNCDRFGITQYKMNDQRQGIVHVIGPEQGATLPGMTVVCGDSHTSTHGAFGALAFGIGTSEVEHVLATQTLLMKKSKNMLVRVEGRLQPGSTAKDIILAVIAKIGTAGGTGYTMEFAGEAIRQLSMEGRMTICNMAIEAGARAGLVAVDETTIEYIQGRPYAPKGEALRQALQYWRTLHSDPGAHFDRIVELRAEEIAPQVSWGTSPEMVLPIGSRVPDPERERDPVKRQAMERALQYMGLEPNLPLDTIYLDKVFIGSCTNSRIEDLRAAAKVVERLGKKVAVNVKQALVVPGSGLVKAQAEREGLDRVFKAAGFEWREPGCSMCLAMNADRLEPEERCASTSNRNFEGRQGAGGRTHLVSPAMAAAAAIEGHFVDVRKIA